In Lacrimispora indolis DSM 755, a genomic segment contains:
- a CDS encoding IS110 family transposase codes for MIYAGIDVSKDKHDCFITNSDGKILFKSFTIPNNREGFEVLYQKITSTTDDLTNVKVGLEATGHYSYNILGFLLDKGLTTFVINPLHTSLFRKSLSLRKTKTDKVDSHTIATMLMSDVNLKSYSDISYHNEELKSLTRYRFDKVRERAKLKTSVSRLVTILFPELEKLVPTLHMPSISALLSEFPGAFQIASAHLTRLTNLLYETSKGRYGRDNAILFRETARASIGSNMPVKSLELKHTLKLIGELDAEIDEIEQEIKRIMDELHSPILTIPGISYRMGAMILAEIGDFSRFDSPDKILAYAGLSPSTYQSGQLESSHSHMEKRGSRYLRYALFNAAKFVCKWDPVFAAYLAKKRAEGKHYNVAVSHAAKKLVRVIYRLEKSGQAYNKVS; via the coding sequence ATGATATACGCAGGGATTGATGTTTCCAAGGATAAGCATGATTGTTTTATCACCAACTCAGATGGGAAGATTCTCTTTAAATCCTTTACCATTCCCAACAACCGGGAAGGTTTTGAGGTCCTCTATCAGAAGATCACTTCCACTACAGATGATTTAACCAATGTAAAAGTAGGCCTTGAAGCCACTGGACACTACAGTTATAACATCTTGGGCTTTCTTCTTGATAAAGGTCTGACCACCTTTGTTATCAATCCGTTACATACCAGTCTTTTCAGAAAAAGTCTAAGCCTTAGAAAGACGAAAACGGATAAAGTTGATTCCCATACGATTGCTACAATGCTTATGTCTGATGTGAACTTAAAGTCCTACTCAGACATATCTTACCACAACGAGGAATTAAAGTCACTAACCCGTTACCGTTTTGATAAAGTCAGGGAGCGCGCCAAGCTTAAAACTTCTGTTTCCCGTCTGGTTACGATTCTTTTTCCTGAACTGGAAAAGCTGGTTCCCACTCTTCATATGCCTTCCATTTCCGCTTTACTAAGCGAATTCCCCGGTGCTTTTCAGATTGCTTCTGCTCATCTTACCAGACTGACCAATCTGCTTTACGAAACCTCTAAGGGTCGTTACGGCAGAGACAACGCCATCCTGTTCAGGGAAACAGCCAGAGCCTCTATCGGTTCGAATATGCCTGTAAAATCTCTGGAACTGAAACACACCCTAAAGCTGATAGGTGAATTAGATGCCGAAATTGATGAAATCGAACAGGAAATAAAACGTATCATGGATGAACTCCATTCCCCTATTCTTACGATTCCTGGAATCAGTTACCGGATGGGCGCCATGATTCTAGCTGAAATCGGTGATTTTTCCCGTTTTGACTCTCCTGATAAGATTCTTGCCTATGCTGGATTATCTCCCTCTACCTACCAATCCGGACAGTTGGAATCTTCTCATTCACATATGGAAAAGCGTGGTTCCAGGTATCTGCGCTACGCACTTTTTAATGCTGCTAAATTTGTCTGTAAGTGGGATCCGGTATTTGCCGCCTATCTTGCAAAAAAGAGGGCGGAGGGTAAGCATTATAACGTTGCTGTTTCTCATGCTGCGAAGAAGCTGGTCAGAGTCATTTATCGGTTAGAAAAATCGGGACAGGCATACAACAAAGTCTCTTAA
- a CDS encoding phosphoglycerate dehydrogenase, whose translation MTKKIHCLNAVSNCGTVLLTDDYTLTNDINEADGVLVRSASMHELELPEGLLAIARAGAGVNNIPLEECAAKGIVVFNTPGANANGVKELVIAGLMMASRDIVGGVRWCKDNKDDENIAKSAEKAKKAFAGCEIRGKKLGVIGLGAIGTEVANACSYLGMDVYGYDPFISINAAWKLSRNIKHITSADTIFQECDYITLHLPLVDSTKGMVNKSVLDHMKDGVVILNFARDVLVNEDDMAEALQSGKVRKYVTDFPNPKSAHMEGALVIPHLGASTEESEDNCAKMAVEEIMDYIDNGNIRNSVNFPFCDMGVCKAASRIAVLHLNIPNMIGQITGTLAAGDVNISDMTNKSREKYAYTMLDLESVPDEDSIQKLKNIKGVVRVRIIK comes from the coding sequence ATGACAAAAAAAATTCATTGCCTCAATGCGGTTTCTAATTGCGGAACCGTATTGCTGACAGACGATTATACATTAACAAATGACATCAATGAAGCGGACGGAGTTCTTGTCCGAAGCGCTTCCATGCATGAACTGGAGCTTCCTGAGGGCCTTTTAGCCATTGCAAGAGCCGGAGCGGGGGTGAATAACATTCCCCTGGAGGAATGTGCTGCAAAAGGGATTGTGGTATTCAATACGCCGGGAGCCAATGCCAACGGAGTAAAGGAACTGGTCATCGCAGGCCTTATGATGGCTTCCAGGGATATTGTGGGAGGCGTCCGCTGGTGCAAGGATAATAAGGACGATGAAAATATTGCAAAATCTGCAGAAAAAGCCAAAAAGGCTTTTGCAGGCTGCGAGATCAGGGGAAAGAAGCTGGGTGTTATCGGCCTTGGAGCCATTGGTACGGAGGTGGCAAATGCCTGTTCTTACTTAGGGATGGACGTCTATGGATATGATCCCTTTATTTCCATAAACGCGGCATGGAAGCTTTCCAGAAACATCAAGCACATCACCTCTGCGGATACCATTTTCCAGGAGTGCGATTACATAACCCTTCATCTTCCTCTGGTGGATTCCACAAAGGGAATGGTGAATAAATCTGTCCTTGATCATATGAAGGATGGTGTTGTGATCCTGAATTTTGCAAGAGATGTTCTGGTGAACGAAGATGATATGGCAGAGGCTTTACAGTCAGGCAAGGTAAGAAAATATGTGACTGATTTCCCAAATCCAAAGTCTGCTCACATGGAAGGAGCCCTAGTCATTCCTCATTTAGGCGCTTCTACGGAGGAATCTGAGGATAACTGCGCAAAGATGGCTGTAGAAGAGATCATGGATTATATTGACAACGGCAACATCCGCAATTCCGTAAACTTTCCTTTCTGTGATATGGGAGTGTGCAAGGCGGCCAGCCGCATTGCAGTGCTTCACTTAAATATCCCCAACATGATCGGGCAGATCACAGGAACCCTGGCGGCAGGGGATGTGAATATCTCCGACATGACCAACAAGAGCCGTGAAAAGTACGCTTATACCATGCTTGATCTGGAGAGTGTTCCTGATGAAGATAGCATACAGAAGCTGAAAAACATCAAGGGTGTGGTCAGGGTAAGAATCATTAAATAG
- the serC gene encoding 3-phosphoserine/phosphohydroxythreonine transaminase, whose protein sequence is MSRVYNFSAGPAVLPEDVLREAAEEMLDYRGCGMSVMEMSHRSKMFETIIGDAEADLRDLLKIPDNYKVLFLQGGASQQFAMVPMNLFKNRVGDYIITGQWAKKAYQEAKLYGTANAIASSADKTFSYIPEVSDLPISEDADYVYICENNTIYGTKFKTLPNTKGKTLVADLSSCFLSEPVDVSKYGLIFAGAQKNVGPAGVVIAIIREDLITEDVLPGTPTMLRYKTHANEKSLYNTPPAYGIYICGKVFQWLKKRGGLEAMKEFNEKKAALLYDYLDQSQMFTGTVVKEDRSLMNVPFVTGNEELDALFVKESKAAGFENLKGHRSVGGMRASIYNAMPMEGVEKLVSFMKDFEEKHGK, encoded by the coding sequence ATGAGCAGAGTGTACAATTTTTCCGCAGGGCCAGCCGTGCTGCCGGAAGATGTCTTAAGAGAAGCCGCGGAAGAGATGTTGGATTACAGGGGCTGCGGTATGTCCGTCATGGAGATGAGCCACAGGTCTAAAATGTTTGAGACCATCATCGGCGATGCTGAGGCGGATTTAAGGGACTTATTAAAGATTCCGGACAATTACAAGGTGTTGTTTTTACAGGGCGGAGCCTCCCAGCAGTTTGCCATGGTTCCCATGAACTTATTCAAGAACCGGGTGGGAGACTACATTATCACGGGACAGTGGGCAAAAAAGGCATACCAGGAAGCAAAGCTTTACGGTACGGCCAATGCAATTGCTTCAAGCGCTGATAAAACCTTCAGCTATATTCCGGAGGTTTCGGATCTTCCCATTTCTGAAGATGCGGATTACGTTTATATCTGTGAAAACAACACGATTTATGGTACAAAGTTCAAAACATTGCCCAATACAAAGGGAAAAACACTGGTAGCTGATCTCTCCTCCTGTTTCTTATCGGAACCCGTTGACGTTTCAAAGTACGGCCTGATTTTTGCAGGCGCCCAGAAAAACGTAGGGCCTGCAGGCGTGGTCATTGCTATCATCCGGGAAGACTTAATCACAGAAGATGTGCTTCCCGGAACTCCTACCATGCTTCGTTATAAAACCCATGCCAACGAGAAATCTCTATACAATACGCCGCCGGCCTATGGGATCTACATTTGCGGAAAGGTATTCCAGTGGCTGAAGAAGCGGGGCGGCTTAGAGGCCATGAAGGAATTCAATGAAAAGAAGGCTGCCCTCCTTTATGATTATCTGGATCAGAGTCAGATGTTTACCGGTACTGTGGTAAAGGAGGACCGTTCCCTGATGAATGTTCCTTTTGTCACCGGAAATGAGGAACTGGATGCATTGTTTGTAAAGGAATCAAAGGCAGCAGGATTTGAAAACTTAAAGGGCCACAGGAGCGTTGGCGGTATGCGTGCCAGCATCTACAATGCCATGCCAATGGAAGGTGTAGAAAAGCTGGTTTCCTTTATGAAGGATTTTGAAGAAAAGCATGGGAAATGA
- the ilvB gene encoding biosynthetic-type acetolactate synthase large subunit: MKTLNGAEIVIECLKEQGVDTVFGYPGGTILNIYDALYKHQDEITHILTSHEQGAAHAADGYARATGRVGVCLATSGPGATNLVTGIATAFMDSIPMVAITCNVAVNLLGRDSFQEVDITGVTMPITKYNFIVKDITKLADTIRRAFQIAQTGRPGPVLVDITKDVTAANYDYEYVTPEPIKRQEDTITEEDLENALQLIRKSQKPYIFVGGGAVAANASEELSSFAHKIQAPVADSLMGKGAFNGTDELYTGMVGMHGTKTSNFGITECDLLIVVGARFSDRVTGNAAKFARKAKILQFDVDPAEINKNVKTYASVIGDVKVILKKLNARLDPINHEEWLAHIDRLKDMYPMRFDKSILTGPYIIEKIYEVTQGDAIITTEVGQHQMWAAQFYQYKYPRSFISSGGLGTMGYGLGASLGAKLGCKDKAVINVAGDGCFRMNMNEIATATRYNIPIIQVVLNNQVLGMVRQWQTLFYGKRYSHTVLNDQVDFVKVAEGLGAKAYRVTGKDEFEPALREAIELNVPVVIECQIHCDDKVFPMVSPGAPIQDAFDAEDLKF; encoded by the coding sequence ATGAAAACATTGAATGGAGCAGAGATTGTAATCGAATGCCTGAAGGAACAGGGGGTTGATACTGTTTTCGGGTATCCCGGCGGTACGATCTTAAATATATACGATGCCCTTTATAAGCATCAGGATGAGATAACCCATATCCTCACTTCCCATGAACAGGGGGCAGCCCATGCGGCCGACGGATACGCGAGAGCCACCGGCAGGGTAGGTGTCTGTCTGGCAACCTCAGGCCCTGGGGCAACCAACCTGGTGACCGGAATCGCCACCGCTTTTATGGATTCAATCCCAATGGTGGCCATTACCTGTAACGTGGCTGTAAACCTTCTTGGACGTGACAGCTTCCAGGAGGTGGATATCACCGGCGTGACCATGCCTATTACCAAATACAATTTCATTGTTAAAGATATAACAAAACTGGCGGATACCATCCGCCGGGCATTCCAGATCGCACAGACTGGAAGGCCTGGCCCTGTGCTGGTGGATATCACAAAGGATGTGACCGCAGCAAACTATGACTATGAATATGTAACTCCGGAGCCCATCAAAAGGCAGGAGGATACCATAACAGAGGAAGATTTGGAAAATGCCCTGCAGCTGATCCGGAAATCCCAGAAACCGTATATTTTCGTAGGAGGAGGCGCAGTTGCAGCCAATGCTTCAGAAGAGCTTTCTTCTTTTGCCCACAAGATCCAGGCCCCTGTTGCGGACAGTCTGATGGGAAAGGGGGCCTTTAACGGAACCGACGAATTATATACCGGAATGGTGGGAATGCACGGGACCAAGACCTCAAATTTCGGAATCACGGAATGCGACTTATTGATCGTTGTGGGGGCCCGGTTCAGTGACCGGGTGACAGGTAATGCCGCCAAGTTTGCCAGAAAGGCGAAGATCCTTCAATTTGATGTGGATCCGGCGGAAATCAATAAGAACGTCAAGACTTATGCCAGCGTGATCGGCGATGTAAAAGTGATCTTAAAGAAGCTGAATGCACGGTTAGATCCTATCAACCATGAAGAATGGCTGGCCCACATTGACCGCTTAAAGGATATGTATCCCATGCGCTTTGACAAGAGTATCCTGACCGGCCCCTATATTATAGAAAAGATTTATGAGGTTACCCAGGGAGATGCCATCATCACGACGGAGGTAGGCCAGCATCAGATGTGGGCTGCCCAGTTCTATCAATATAAATACCCCAGAAGCTTCATTTCCTCCGGCGGCCTTGGAACCATGGGCTACGGTCTGGGAGCTTCCCTTGGAGCAAAGCTGGGCTGCAAGGATAAGGCAGTCATTAACGTGGCAGGAGACGGGTGTTTCCGCATGAATATGAATGAGATCGCCACAGCTACCCGCTACAATATTCCCATCATTCAGGTGGTTTTAAACAACCAGGTACTGGGCATGGTCCGCCAGTGGCAGACCCTGTTCTATGGAAAGCGGTATTCACATACAGTACTTAATGACCAGGTAGATTTTGTAAAAGTAGCGGAGGGGCTGGGAGCCAAGGCTTACCGGGTGACCGGTAAGGATGAGTTTGAGCCTGCTCTCAGAGAAGCCATTGAGTTAAACGTTCCTGTTGTTATAGAATGTCAGATCCATTGTGATGACAAGGTATTCCCCATGGTATCTCCGGGAGCGCCGATTCAGGATGCGTTTGACGCGGAAGACTTAAAGTTTTAG
- the ilvD gene encoding dihydroxy-acid dehydratase encodes MKSDSVKKGMQQAPHRSLFNALGMTEEEMERPLIGIVSSYNEIVPGHMNLDKMVDAVKMGVAMAGGTPVMVPAIAVCDGIAMGHIGMKYSLVTRDLIADSTECLAKAHAFDALVMVPNCDKNVPGLLMAAARINVPTVFVSGGPMLAGRVHGHKTSLSSMFEAVGAYTAGNMTEEDVREYEQHACPTCGSCSGMYTANSMNCLTEVLGMGLKGNGTIPAVYSERLKLAKHAGMAVMEMLKKNICPRDIMTEKAFRNALTMDMALGCSTNSMLHLPAIAHDAGVDLNLEIANEISAKTPNLCHLAPAGPTYMEDLNEAGGIYAVMNEISKLGLLELDCMTVTGKTVGENIKNCVNRNHEVIRPVENPYSQTGGIAILKGNLAPDSAVVKRSAVAPEMLKHDGPARVFDCEEDAIDAIKGGKIVAGDVVVIRYEGPKGGPGMREMLNPTSAIAGMGLGSTVALITDGRFSGASRGASIGHACPEAAVGGPIALVEEGDIISIDIDNHRLDVNISDDEMTRRKANWQPRKPQVTTGYLARYAAMAAPASRGAILEI; translated from the coding sequence ATGAAAAGTGATTCAGTAAAAAAAGGGATGCAGCAGGCGCCTCACCGTTCCCTGTTTAACGCGCTGGGAATGACAGAGGAAGAGATGGAAAGACCTCTGATCGGTATTGTCAGTTCTTATAATGAAATCGTACCAGGCCATATGAACCTGGACAAAATGGTGGATGCCGTTAAAATGGGAGTTGCCATGGCAGGCGGTACCCCGGTCATGGTTCCGGCCATTGCGGTCTGTGACGGAATTGCCATGGGACACATTGGTATGAAATACTCTCTGGTCACCAGGGACTTAATTGCGGATTCCACGGAATGCCTTGCAAAGGCCCATGCCTTTGATGCCCTGGTCATGGTACCCAACTGTGATAAGAATGTACCCGGACTCTTAATGGCAGCGGCCCGCATTAATGTACCCACAGTGTTCGTCAGTGGCGGACCAATGTTAGCTGGGCGTGTGCATGGCCATAAGACCAGCCTTTCCAGCATGTTTGAGGCGGTAGGAGCTTATACTGCAGGAAACATGACTGAAGAGGATGTGAGGGAATATGAACAGCATGCCTGCCCCACCTGCGGCTCTTGTTCCGGTATGTATACGGCCAACAGCATGAACTGTCTGACAGAGGTCCTGGGAATGGGACTGAAAGGTAACGGAACCATTCCGGCGGTTTATTCGGAAAGGCTGAAACTGGCAAAGCATGCAGGAATGGCTGTTATGGAAATGCTTAAGAAGAATATCTGTCCACGTGACATTATGACGGAAAAAGCCTTCCGCAATGCACTGACCATGGATATGGCCCTGGGCTGCAGCACCAACAGTATGCTCCATCTTCCCGCCATCGCCCATGATGCGGGTGTGGATTTGAATCTGGAGATCGCAAATGAGATCAGCGCAAAGACCCCCAACCTTTGCCATCTGGCTCCGGCAGGGCCTACTTATATGGAAGATTTAAATGAAGCAGGCGGAATTTACGCTGTTATGAACGAGATCAGCAAGCTGGGACTTCTGGAATTAGACTGTATGACCGTGACAGGAAAAACGGTTGGAGAAAATATAAAGAATTGTGTAAATAGGAATCATGAAGTGATCCGGCCTGTGGAAAATCCCTACAGCCAGACAGGAGGCATCGCCATATTAAAAGGAAATCTGGCTCCTGATTCCGCGGTGGTAAAGCGCTCCGCCGTAGCGCCTGAAATGTTAAAGCATGATGGTCCGGCAAGAGTCTTTGACTGTGAAGAGGATGCAATAGATGCCATTAAGGGAGGAAAGATCGTGGCAGGAGATGTGGTTGTTATCCGCTACGAAGGACCCAAAGGCGGCCCCGGCATGAGAGAGATGCTAAATCCAACCTCAGCCATTGCAGGCATGGGACTTGGTTCCACGGTGGCCCTGATCACTGACGGCCGTTTCAGCGGCGCTTCCAGAGGCGCTTCCATTGGGCATGCATGTCCGGAAGCAGCGGTGGGAGGTCCCATTGCCCTGGTGGAAGAAGGAGACATTATTTCCATTGATATTGACAACCACAGGTTGGATGTAAACATATCTGACGATGAGATGACAAGAAGAAAGGCCAATTGGCAGCCAAGGAAACCTCAGGTGACTACAGGATACTTAGCCCGCTATGCGGCTATGGCAGCCCCGGCAAGCCGTGGAGCAATTCTTGAAATATAA
- the leuB gene encoding 3-isopropylmalate dehydrogenase — protein MNYNIAVIPGDGIGPEIIGEARKVLDKVGSVYGHDFQYTEVLMGGISIDTHGVPLTEEALKTAKNSDSVLLGAVGGNVGNSKWYDVAPNLRPEAGLLAIRKGLNLFANIRPAYLYKELSDACPLKKEIIGDGFDMVIMRELTGGLYFGERHTEEVDGVMTAVDTLAYNENEIRRIAVKAFDIAMKRRKKVTSVDKANVLDSSRLWRKVVEEVAKDYPEVALSHMLVDNCAMQLVMNPGQFDVILTENMFGDILSDEASMITGSIGMLSSASMNESKFGMYEPSHGSAPDIAGKNIANPIATVLSAAMMLRFSFDLDREAAAVESAVEKVLKEGYRTADIYSEGCKKVSTAEMGDRIAERIKKEKECAADEK, from the coding sequence ATGAATTACAATATTGCAGTGATTCCCGGCGACGGGATCGGGCCTGAAATCATTGGAGAAGCGAGAAAGGTCCTTGATAAGGTGGGAAGTGTATACGGTCATGACTTTCAGTATACAGAAGTATTGATGGGCGGCATTTCTATTGATACCCATGGAGTTCCTTTAACAGAGGAAGCTCTCAAAACAGCAAAAAACAGTGATTCCGTTCTCCTCGGAGCAGTCGGCGGAAATGTGGGAAATTCAAAATGGTACGATGTGGCACCGAATCTGAGACCTGAAGCGGGGCTACTTGCTATCCGTAAGGGTCTTAATTTATTTGCCAATATCCGTCCGGCCTATTTGTACAAAGAGCTATCTGATGCCTGCCCTTTAAAAAAGGAGATCATTGGAGACGGATTTGACATGGTCATCATGAGAGAGCTGACAGGCGGCCTGTATTTCGGAGAGCGGCACACCGAAGAGGTGGATGGTGTCATGACTGCCGTGGATACCCTTGCCTATAATGAAAATGAAATAAGAAGAATCGCCGTTAAGGCCTTTGATATTGCCATGAAACGCCGGAAAAAAGTGACCAGCGTGGATAAGGCGAATGTGCTGGATTCCTCCAGGCTTTGGAGAAAAGTGGTGGAAGAGGTGGCAAAGGATTATCCGGAAGTTGCCCTGTCCCATATGCTGGTTGATAACTGCGCCATGCAGCTTGTGATGAATCCGGGACAGTTTGACGTGATCCTGACGGAAAACATGTTCGGTGATATCCTGTCCGATGAAGCCAGCATGATCACAGGCTCCATTGGGATGCTGTCTTCAGCCAGCATGAATGAAAGTAAATTTGGAATGTATGAACCAAGCCACGGCTCTGCCCCGGATATTGCGGGAAAAAATATTGCAAACCCCATAGCCACCGTTCTTTCCGCAGCCATGATGCTCCGCTTTTCCTTTGATTTGGACCGGGAAGCAGCAGCGGTGGAGTCAGCAGTGGAAAAGGTGCTGAAAGAAGGATACCGGACGGCAGACATTTATTCAGAAGGATGTAAAAAAGTTTCGACCGCAGAAATGGGAGACAGAATTGCGGAACGGATTAAAAAAGAAAAGGAGTGTGCAGCAGATGAAAAGTGA
- the lsrF gene encoding 3-hydroxy-5-phosphonooxypentane-2,4-dione thiolase: MADLEGIKVTHNYYKDVLFANNKPFYVKGANQLDWGMKKHLSNIFDESSGNTVMFAFDHGYFMGSVAGLERLDLVVPKLLPNIDVLMGTRGALRSCVPAEGRKGIALRVTSGSSMLDEDLSHEVLAVDIEDVIRMNADCMAVQTFIGAEGQLSSLDNLSKAVNLGVRYSIPTMGVVAVGKQMERTDRFFKLATRIVAELGANIIKTYYCENFEEVVSACPVPIVVAGGKKLPEKEALELAYQSISQGARGVDMGRNIFQSENPVEMSAAVRRIVHEGFTAKEAYEFYQDMIHQ; encoded by the coding sequence ATGGCAGATCTGGAAGGAATAAAAGTAACACATAATTATTATAAGGATGTACTCTTTGCAAATAATAAGCCTTTTTATGTAAAAGGAGCCAATCAACTGGATTGGGGAATGAAAAAGCATTTATCGAATATTTTTGATGAGAGCAGCGGGAATACGGTCATGTTTGCATTTGACCATGGATACTTTATGGGTTCTGTTGCCGGTCTGGAGCGTTTGGACTTAGTGGTGCCCAAGCTGCTTCCCAACATTGATGTTTTAATGGGAACAAGAGGGGCGCTGCGAAGCTGTGTGCCTGCAGAGGGAAGAAAAGGCATTGCACTTCGCGTCACCTCCGGTTCTTCCATGCTTGATGAGGACTTGTCCCATGAGGTTCTCGCTGTTGATATTGAAGATGTGATCCGTATGAATGCGGATTGTATGGCCGTTCAAACCTTTATCGGAGCGGAAGGTCAGCTTTCAAGCCTTGATAATCTGTCAAAAGCGGTGAACTTAGGTGTGCGCTATAGCATACCTACTATGGGAGTTGTGGCAGTAGGAAAGCAGATGGAGAGAACAGACCGCTTCTTTAAGCTGGCTACCCGTATTGTGGCAGAGTTAGGAGCCAATATCATAAAAACCTACTATTGTGAAAACTTTGAAGAAGTGGTATCTGCCTGCCCGGTACCTATTGTAGTGGCAGGGGGGAAGAAACTTCCTGAGAAAGAAGCACTGGAGCTTGCGTACCAGTCCATCAGCCAGGGTGCAAGAGGAGTTGATATGGGAAGAAATATCTTCCAGAGTGAAAACCCTGTGGAGATGAGCGCAGCTGTCCGCAGGATCGTGCACGAAGGTTTTACTGCGAAGGAAGCTTATGAGTTTTATCAGGACATGATTCATCAATAA
- a CDS encoding substrate-binding domain-containing protein, which produces MRKAMAFVLAGLMAASLSACSGSEKLTDTTKAAGGETKTESKAEEGTGNAGSTDISGKTVAFIPKLTGNAFFESANAGAQKYGKSWGITVDYQGSANAAVADQVQVINNAVASGVDALCVSSVDATGLDSALKEASDAGLTVVTWDSDVSDTARTLMVSQGTPEMLGKMLVDMGADSLTNRGKDVKADGIKYCWHYSQATVADQNSWQVAGEAYIKETFPNWVNVAPNNYYSEQDAEKAVSIGASILEANPDIDLIICNDSTALPGQCKAAQNKGITKEDVTITGFASPMSIKDYCNAGVIEQWGLWDCQVQGAIGCYLAAYLSAGNQVKVGDKIDIPEIGAVEVMPNDCLVEGATTGEVNNGVVLLPERTVFNKDNMNNYDF; this is translated from the coding sequence ATGAGAAAAGCAATGGCATTTGTATTGGCGGGACTGATGGCGGCGTCACTGTCTGCCTGCAGCGGTTCGGAAAAACTTACTGACACAACCAAGGCAGCCGGTGGGGAAACAAAAACAGAATCTAAAGCGGAAGAAGGCACGGGCAATGCCGGTTCTACCGATATTTCCGGAAAAACAGTGGCATTTATTCCAAAGCTGACGGGTAATGCATTTTTTGAATCAGCCAATGCGGGAGCCCAGAAATACGGAAAATCCTGGGGAATTACCGTTGATTATCAGGGAAGCGCCAATGCGGCCGTAGCAGACCAGGTTCAGGTAATCAACAATGCGGTGGCAAGCGGAGTGGATGCCTTATGTGTTTCCTCTGTAGATGCGACGGGACTTGACTCTGCATTAAAGGAGGCAAGTGATGCAGGCCTGACCGTGGTCACATGGGATTCCGATGTTTCTGATACGGCACGCACCTTGATGGTTTCCCAGGGAACGCCAGAGATGCTTGGCAAAATGCTTGTAGATATGGGGGCGGACTCTTTAACAAATAGGGGGAAGGATGTCAAAGCGGATGGGATTAAGTACTGCTGGCACTATTCCCAGGCAACCGTGGCAGATCAGAACTCCTGGCAGGTTGCGGGAGAGGCTTATATAAAGGAGACTTTTCCCAATTGGGTGAATGTTGCTCCCAATAATTATTATTCCGAACAGGATGCAGAAAAAGCAGTATCCATCGGCGCCTCCATTCTGGAAGCCAATCCGGATATTGATTTGATTATCTGCAATGACTCTACAGCACTTCCGGGTCAGTGTAAGGCGGCTCAGAACAAAGGAATTACAAAAGAAGATGTGACCATCACCGGTTTTGCTTCTCCCATGTCCATTAAGGATTACTGCAATGCAGGTGTGATCGAGCAGTGGGGACTTTGGGACTGCCAGGTTCAGGGTGCTATTGGCTGCTATCTTGCCGCCTATTTATCTGCGGGAAATCAGGTAAAGGTAGGAGATAAGATTGACATACCGGAGATCGGCGCTGTGGAAGTAATGCCCAATGACTGTCTGGTTGAGGGAGCCACTACCGGTGAGGTAAACAATGGAGTCGTTCTCCTTCCGGAGCGCACGGTATTTAATAAAGACAATATGAATAACTATGATTTTTAA